The following DNA comes from Longimicrobium sp..
CAGCGCACGCCGTCGCCCGCCGCCACCATCGCGCACATCGCGCCCGTGCGGGCCACGCCGCCGGCACCCCGCGAGGCGCAGGCGGTGACGCCGGGGCTGGAGGTGCTGCTGCGCGACTCGCTGCACCTGGTGCGGGGCAAGCGGGTGGGGCTCATCACCAACCACACGGCCGTCACCCCCGACGGGCGCAGCGCCATCGACCTGCTGCACCAGCATCCGCAGGTACGGCTGGTGGCGCTCTTTGGGCCGGAGCACGGCATCCGGGGCAACGTAGACGGCGGCGCGCACATCGCTTCGCAGCGCGACGCGCGCACGGGGCTGACCATCCACTCGCTGTACGGCGCCACGCAGCGCCCCACGCCGGCCATGCTGCGCGGCATCGACGTGCTGCTGTTCGACATGCAGGACATCGGCGCGCGGGCGTACACCTACGTCTGGACGATGACGATGGCGATGGAAGAGGCCGCAAAGGCCGGCATCCCCTTCATCGTCCTGGACCGCCCGAACCCCGTGACGGCGCGGGTGGAGGGGCCGCTGATGCAGTTCGAGATGCGTAACCGCGGCCCGCTGATCACCGGGCACTTTCCCGTCCCGCTCCGCCACGGCCTGACGGCGGGCGAGCTCGCGCGGTACGTGAACGGCGAGTACCGTCTGGGCACGCGGCTCACGGTGGTGCCGGCGGACGGCTGGCGGGGCGGCGACTGGTTCGACGAGACGGGGCTGCGCTGGATCAACCCGTCGCCCAACATCCGCACGCTGGACGCGGCGCTCAGCTTCAGCGGGCTGGTGATGCTGGAGACGACCAACCTGAACGTGGGGCGCGGCACCGAGGCGCCGTTCAGCTACGTGGGCGCGCCGTACGTGGACGGCGACGCGCTGCTGCGGCGGGTGCGGGCGTACGGCCTGCCGGGCGTGCGCTTCGAGCGGGCCGAGTGGACGCCGCGCGGGAGCGGGTGGATGCAGTTCGCGGGGCGGCGCTGCCACGGCGTGCGGCTGGCCATCACCGACCGAGAGGCGTACCAGCCGGTGCTGACCGCGCTGGTGTTCCTGGTGGAGTTGCGGAAGATGTATCCCGAGCAGCTGGGGATGGGGTCGATGCGGCAGATGCTGGGGAGCGAGTGGGCCCCCGCCGCCGTGCGCGCCGGCGAGGACCCGCGCAGCATCTTCGCGCGCTGGCAGCAGGAGGACGCGCAGTGGGAGCGCAGCATCGCCCCGTACCGCCTCTACCCCGCGGAGTAGCATCGGCTTCCCCGAACGATCCGGAGGACGCGGAGACGCCCGTCTCCGCGTCCTTTTTGCGCGTCATCCCGATCGACGAATCGGGCGGGCGTTCTCGACCCTCCTGACAGCAGGACATCACACGGAGGAAACGGAGGAACAACATCAGTCCTCCGTTCCCTCCGTGTGAAACCTGTGGCCGGTCACCGGAAGCGGGCGACGAGGTCGCGCGCCGCGGCGGGCCAGGAGGGAAACTCGAACCCGAAGCCGGCGTCGAGCAGGCGGGTTGGGACGACGCGGCGGCTCTTGAGCAGGAGCTCGGTGTCGGTGCGGTGGAAGAACGCGGCGATCTCCATCATCCACCGCGTGGCCGGGACGCCGGCGGGAACGCCCATCGCGCCGCGCAGCGCGCGCATGAACTCGCGCTGGGGAAGGGGTTCCGGCGCGGCGAGGTTCACGGGACCCTCGATGTCCTCACGGTCCAGCAGCCACGCCACGGCGCGCGCCAGGTCGTGGTCGTGGATCCACGAGATGTACTGCGCCCCGCCCGCGATCGCCCCGCCGAGCCCCAGGCGCGTGATCCGGTGGAGGATGCCGAACGTTCCGCCGCGGTCGGGGGCCATCACGATCGCCATCCGCATGGCCACGCGCCGGGTGCGCGGCGTGCTCGCCGCCGCCAGCTCGCGCTCCCACGCCTGCGCGATCTCGATGCTGAAGCGCCAGTAGCCGGGCGCGCCCGGCTCGTGGCCGCCGATCACTCCGGTTTCCTCGTCGTTCGGCGCGTCGAAGCGGTGCGCGTAGATCGTGGCGGTGCTCGCCTGCAGCCACACGCGGGGCGGCCGCGCCGCCGCCTCGATGGCTTGGGCCACCGCGCGCGTGGAGTCGACGCGCGATGCGAGCATCTCCGCCAGATTCGACTTGTCGTAGCGGCAGTTCACGCTGCGCCCCGCCAGGTTGATCACCGCGTCGGCGCCGTCCACCTCGTCCGCCCACGCCCCGAGGTTCCGCCCGTCCCAGTCCACCACCCCCGGCCGGTGCCGCCCGCCCCTGCCGAGCACCACGACCTCGTCGCCGCGTCTCCGCAGGACCTCGGCCAGCACCCGTCCCACCTGCCCCGAACCACCCGGGATCACCACCTTCATCGAGCCACCTCCGGCTTGTGTCCACCCGCGGGTGCAGCTATTATGGTGAACATGTTTACTGATAATAATGACGGCCGTCAAGAGCCCGCCCCGGGCCCGCCCCCGCGGCGCGGGCGCGGCCGGCCGCCCGGCGCCACGCCGCAGGGCGAGGAAACGCGGCGGAAGCTGTACCGGACCGCCATCAACCTCTTCGCAACACGGGGCTACGAGGAGACGACGCTGCGCGAGATCGCGGCCGAGGCCGGCGCCAGCCCGGGGCTCCTGTATCGCTACTTTCCCAGCAAGCGCGCGGTGGTCCTGGCCCTCTACGACGAGCTCTCGCGGGAATTCCAGGAGCGGGCCCGGCACCTTCCGGCCGGCCGCTGGCGCGACCGCTTCGCCTTCGCGCTGGAGACGAGCCTGGACGTGCTGCGGCCGCATCGCGGCACGCTCGTGGCGCTCGTGCCGGTCCTGGTCGGCGGGCGCGACGAGGGCCTCTTCGCGCCGGCCACCGCGTTCTCCCGCGAGCGCGTGCAGAGCGCGTTCGTAGAGGCGGCCAGCCGCGCGGCCGACGCGCCCGCCGGCGCCGACGCCGAAGCGCTGGGCCGCGCGCTCGACCTGGTGCACCTGGCGGTGCTGCTCTTCTGGCTGCTGGACCGCAGCAGCGGGCAGCGCGCCACGGAGGGCCTGGTGGCCCTGATCCGGCGCGTGCTTCCGCCATTCGGGGTGGCGTTCCGCCTGCGCGTGGTCCGCGGCTTCGTGCGCGCGCTCGACGCGCTCGCGCGGGAGGCCTTCTACGGACCTGCGGGGGCGCAATGATCCCGGGCCCCGGGCATCCGCCGAGCCCGCTCGCCTCGTTCGTCCTGTAAAGCTTTCGTGGAGGACCGTCAGACCGAGGCGGGCGCGCGCGTTCACGTGATGCTTGACGGCGCGCGGGCGGGGGGCTAATCATTCCCCGTGCTAGAGATTTAGCAGCCCACTCCCCACGGGCACCGATTCCCAGATCCCCACCCCCGATGAACCGGAACACCGCGCTGAACCAGCTCAGCCGCCGCGAACGGCAGATCATGGATGTGGTCTACCGGATGGGGAAGGCCAGCGTCAGCGAAGTGCTGGAGCGCCTTCCCGACCCGCCCAGCTACTCCGCGGTCCGCGCGCTCATGCGCATCCTGGAAGAGAAGGGGCACCTGAAACACGAGCAGGACGGGCCCCGTTATCTGTATCTGCCCATCGTGCCGCGCGACGCCGTGAAGAGCGACGCGCTGAGCCACCTGGTGCGCACCTTCTTCGGCGGCAGCACCGAGGCCGCGGTGGCCGCGCTGCTGGAGCTGCCGGAGGGAGGCCTGTCGGAGAACGAGCTGGACCGCCTGTCGCAGCTCATCGACGAAGCACGCAAGCAGGGACGCTGACACCATGACCGCCGCCCCCGCCCTGGCGCCCACGCTGGCGCAAGCCGCCCTGATCCTGGCCAAGTCCACGCTGCTGCTGGGCGCGGCCGCGGGCGGGGCGCGGGCGCTGCGGCGGGGCTCGGCCGCGGCGCGGCACCTGGTGTGGGCGCTGGCGCTGGGCGGCCTGATGGCGCTCCCCGCGCTCGTCCTCCTCCTCCCCGACTGGAAGCCGGCGCTCCTCGCCATCCTCCGCCCCCCCGGGTCGGCCGCGGCGTGGACGGCCGCGTCGATCCCGGCCGTCCCCGCATCTCCCCATCCCCTCCTCCTGCTCGCCGCCGCCGTCTGGGCCGCGGGGGCGCTGGTGGTGCTGGGGAGACTGGGGATGGGGCTCCACGGCGTGCGCAAGCTGGCCCGCGCGGCCGAGCCGGTGACGGACCCGCGGTGGACGGAGCTGCTGGAGCGCTTCGCCGCCGCGGTGGGCGTGCGGCGCCCGGTGGCGCTGCTGCGCAGCCGCGAGGCGGCCATGCCGCTCACCTGGGGCGCCTTCCGCCCCGCCATCCTCCTTCCCGCCGAGGCCGACGGGTGGAGCGCGAAGCGGCGCCGCGTGGTGCTGCTCCACGAGCTGGCCCACGTGGCCCGGCGCGACTGCCTGATGCAGCTGGGGGCGGAGATCTGCTGCGCCGTCTACTGGTTCCATCCCGGCGCCTGGTGGGCCGCGCGGCAGATGCGGGTGGAGCGCGAGCAGGCGTGCGACGACCTGGTCCTCTCGGCCGGCGCCCGCGCGTCGGACTACGCCGGACACCTGCTGGACGTGGCCCGCGCCTACCGCGCGCCGGCGCTGGCCGCTGCCATTGCCATGGCGCGGCCCAGCCACCTGGAGGGACGGGTGC
Coding sequences within:
- a CDS encoding DUF1343 domain-containing protein — encoded protein: MSISLPVRIAAAGALTAAVAATAVSLSYGQRTPSPAATIAHIAPVRATPPAPREAQAVTPGLEVLLRDSLHLVRGKRVGLITNHTAVTPDGRSAIDLLHQHPQVRLVALFGPEHGIRGNVDGGAHIASQRDARTGLTIHSLYGATQRPTPAMLRGIDVLLFDMQDIGARAYTYVWTMTMAMEEAAKAGIPFIVLDRPNPVTARVEGPLMQFEMRNRGPLITGHFPVPLRHGLTAGELARYVNGEYRLGTRLTVVPADGWRGGDWFDETGLRWINPSPNIRTLDAALSFSGLVMLETTNLNVGRGTEAPFSYVGAPYVDGDALLRRVRAYGLPGVRFERAEWTPRGSGWMQFAGRRCHGVRLAITDREAYQPVLTALVFLVELRKMYPEQLGMGSMRQMLGSEWAPAAVRAGEDPRSIFARWQQEDAQWERSIAPYRLYPAE
- a CDS encoding TIGR01777 family oxidoreductase, with translation MKVVIPGGSGQVGRVLAEVLRRRGDEVVVLGRGGRHRPGVVDWDGRNLGAWADEVDGADAVINLAGRSVNCRYDKSNLAEMLASRVDSTRAVAQAIEAAARPPRVWLQASTATIYAHRFDAPNDEETGVIGGHEPGAPGYWRFSIEIAQAWERELAAASTPRTRRVAMRMAIVMAPDRGGTFGILHRITRLGLGGAIAGGAQYISWIHDHDLARAVAWLLDREDIEGPVNLAAPEPLPQREFMRALRGAMGVPAGVPATRWMMEIAAFFHRTDTELLLKSRRVVPTRLLDAGFGFEFPSWPAAARDLVARFR
- a CDS encoding TetR/AcrR family transcriptional regulator, whose amino-acid sequence is MVNMFTDNNDGRQEPAPGPPPRRGRGRPPGATPQGEETRRKLYRTAINLFATRGYEETTLREIAAEAGASPGLLYRYFPSKRAVVLALYDELSREFQERARHLPAGRWRDRFAFALETSLDVLRPHRGTLVALVPVLVGGRDEGLFAPATAFSRERVQSAFVEAASRAADAPAGADAEALGRALDLVHLAVLLFWLLDRSSGQRATEGLVALIRRVLPPFGVAFRLRVVRGFVRALDALAREAFYGPAGAQ
- a CDS encoding BlaI/MecI/CopY family transcriptional regulator, encoding MNRNTALNQLSRRERQIMDVVYRMGKASVSEVLERLPDPPSYSAVRALMRILEEKGHLKHEQDGPRYLYLPIVPRDAVKSDALSHLVRTFFGGSTEAAVAALLELPEGGLSENELDRLSQLIDEARKQGR
- a CDS encoding M56 family metallopeptidase, which gives rise to MTAAPALAPTLAQAALILAKSTLLLGAAAGGARALRRGSAAARHLVWALALGGLMALPALVLLLPDWKPALLAILRPPGSAAAWTAASIPAVPASPHPLLLLAAAVWAAGALVVLGRLGMGLHGVRKLARAAEPVTDPRWTELLERFAAAVGVRRPVALLRSREAAMPLTWGAFRPAILLPAEADGWSAKRRRVVLLHELAHVARRDCLMQLGAEICCAVYWFHPGAWWAARQMRVEREQACDDLVLSAGARASDYAGHLLDVARAYRAPALAAAIAMARPSHLEGRVRAVLEATRDRRAVTGRTAAICAGAVLLATLPLAAVAPSERTDAPQGVAWRMPGARTWNLDPATGERLSIRGSAEVIRAPRPAAVAPAPAPARSAPAAPKRTPRRPRQRAPEPRPAPTVRLASGGGGVTATVSGNRVRAVISVPRGVQVRVEGHGVRATTSRGQLRVEADLDALNRLAAQLSRHAVSAADCPKARAERANAQRKLGNDARRVAMGQKRDLGLRLLGEVSGGVTAESDAVVGDSGGA